From Arachis hypogaea cultivar Tifrunner chromosome 3, arahy.Tifrunner.gnm2.J5K5, whole genome shotgun sequence:
CCTTCACATTGGGCCTTATCCCACCCCAATACCCACAAAGCGCATGCCACACGTAAACATGTTCCACACTCTTGAATTCTTCCTTTAGGTCCCTAACAAACGCACCCATCCCTTTCTGGTCAGGGTCTACAATTCCTTTGTAGTCCCTGAATTTAGAATTCTCTATGAATTTAATCAGCCTACATGGCATTTGTTCGCCGGCCGATGTTCGGTTCATGCCTTCTTGTTCATCTGTGATTGGATCGTCGTCGTGACAAATTGATTGCCATCCGTCGTCGATTAAGACCATACCCGGAGGGCACCCTCCCTCTACAAGGCCTTTCACACCTTCCCATACCCCTTTAGGGTGTACCTTCAAGTAGAAGGCATCCCATGTACACCAACCAAACTTGTCCACAATACCTTAAATATGTAACCATTTAAAAGTATAATGTCAGAAATTCAGTTATGTATTATTGTAAAAAGGTTTAACTTCGTGTAGCAAATATGCCAAAAGTTGTTGTAAAgagaaatatataattaatttgtgTAATACAATGTTATACCATAAACTAGTAGAATTTTAAAGACTACAGACAATAATCATGTTAGCTAGGtacatattcaaaatttattattaaataaatattaaaaaataaataaataatatatgtatttatatactttttataattgatttgattttttatGTGCAGATCACATTTATTTAGAAAATTACATTATGTTTTGATTACATATTTAGGCATGatttgataatattttaaaaatttgattagttGGCATTTTAATTTATAGAATCATTAGTTTCCAATAGATTGTGACTTTGGTGAAAAAGAATTTAATAATCCCAAGCTAAGCAACTCAATTTGAAAgacatttaaattaaattaaaacccaaatgaaaaattgaaagaaaaaaaaagttagttaaaTTTACAGAAAAGTACCTGGTGGAGTTTTTTCTTCAAGGAGCTTGAAAGTTCCCAAGTGAAGGCGTATGATCTTGATGGCTTCTTTGACCAAACGGAAAGGGTCATGAGAAGCATGAATATACAAACACCTTCTGAAGGTGGATTCACTGACACGTGTCGATCCACTCTCAACGCACATGTCCACGTAATCATCCAAACCCGGTTGAAGTGAGGCTCGGAAGGAACCTTCTAGAATGGGGAGCAGGAGAACATAGGGTCTACCATAGTGGTCATTCTTGTCCAACATTAACAACTGAGTTTCATGCTCCACTTCGTGTCCATTGCTTCCAACCCAATGTGTTGTCCACCATACCTTAAACCTGGCaaattttgcacacatgaatcagtacaatttttgcatatttttcagaTTTTGCACATATAATTTTAAATCAGCATTTTGACAACAATAGTTTATACCCACATTtacatgtttttcatacaaaaataatataatttatatttatatttactaaaatttatatacataaataataaattaatataatttgtatctatatttttaaaaatttacacaataacaatttagtatttatattgactaaataataactaaattatttaaaaaatatgagcTCCTAGAGTTTCTCTTTAAATATTTAGGTTACACATTTTATATGTAAATCATCTAAAAGGTGATagtttattaaaataaaactcATGTATATGCAAGATCACTTTGAAACATAAACTTAATTAATTgtcattaaaaactaatttacccTCGTGGTTGTTCGTGATAAGGTAACGACTAACGAGAGTTCGAGATGAAATTTTAAAGAGGGAAAATAAAAAGTTTAGGTCTCATATTTAATATTAAGgcaactactcaaatgaagatgctaaaaacatctttttatgaagattcttgtgttaaaagtgtactttgtttgtttagccacactttaaaaaaaataacacttttgcaacacatcaaaatcaaaccatacattTTATCATCTAATGGTAAAAAAGAAGTATCTTCATATGAAGACAATAGTAAAATCTTCATGGTAGTATCCACCTaatattaatatatgtattttaaCTTTATGTAAGACACTGACACTGACACATGTATCGAGTTAGCGTGTCGTGCTTCTAAAATTTATGGTAGATTTTATGGTGTCTTTTATTGTTATATCTAAAttgttttaacttatttttataggtaaaaaataaaatatataaaataaaaataaaataattaaaatttattaaatattatttttttaccttttttaataAGTTAGGCATCATAACTTAAGTACCATAGCATTCATCAAAATTTATATCTCACGCATTATGTAAACAATAGACATATGTCACTCTATCGACCAAAAAATGATTACATTTTTAATGCTTTTCTTATATAAGAGGTCTTTTATAAAATTGTGtgaattttttcataattttttttaaaaaagattttatgtGAAACTTATTTTTAGCGAACACAATTTTTATGAATATACAAGAGgtcttttttagtttttgtttttttgctgaaattattttttaaataataaattctaaacttCTAGATtctgaaaattaaacaaaaaaactaTACCAAAattcatgtaaatataataaaattaaaatataaaataagtaatGACCTGAATATGCTCATGAACCTAATGTCTTTGAGCTTGCCAAGTGGAGCCACGTGGCGGCACCTAGATTCGGTGGCATCAAAGCCCACGAAGCAACCaacgatgttgttgttgtttgcatCCGATGAATATGGCGACAGTGTTGCTACTATGTTGGATGGAACCTCCCTCAGAAAAGGTTCTCCATTTGCAACAAAGTTTGATCCTTCTAACTTTATACACAaagcttctttttcattcttactACTatcacttccaccaccatccacAACCTCTCCTATTTCTTCTAATGCACCATTATTTTTGGTTAAGTATGGTGGAGCCATGTTGAATAGTTAAGAGGGTAATTATGTAATTTAGGTAAAGGGTTAAGGTGATAATGAAATGTTTAAGCTAATAAGGTTTGGACTTGTGAAGAATTTGAGAGGATCAAGAGTGATGAAGTATATAATTGTTATGAGATTTGCGATTGATAGTAATGGATAGATAGTGTGGGAAGATTTATATAGAGAAACcatggttttaggattttttatttaaataaataaaataaaagtaataataatcaaaataaatatttttaaaaatatttatcaatttGTATTTTTcagtcatatctcgtttacattatAAATGAGATATgcacaattttattttgtttacagtgtaaacaaaatataactaaaaatacaaattgataaatatttttaaaaatatttatttttataattattatttttattttattaatttaaataaaaaatcctgatTTTTAAGAAATTAGATCTAACTAAACCATTCAActggattaattaaaaattagtttttaaattgatataatttaaataaaaatttaattaataataaatcaattaaaaaactgaaaaatcaattaaactattaattaattaattgattcaatttatatatataaatatattattttatatatctattttaatttcagttgaatttttttaaactcttaaattttttaatttttaattattcagTTTTTAAAATCTCGAAAAATGTGTTTTCTACTTTATTTACATATagtgggtgggagacaaccataTTAAAACGCATCATCATCTAATACGCTTTCCTCTTCATTTTTTTAGATGTCATCACTaaagataataattaattaattttatatattcaaataatttattatgtatatatcttaattattatatttatactgtaagaaaaaaaattaaatatttttaaaatattaatattttaataattgtattaattaattttaattataaaatatatataatatattaattaaaatcattaaaatattaatattttaaaattaaaattactgaaatactaaaattttaagcATATATACAAATTTTCCCCATACTATATAAATCGTGAACTCTAGTTGATGGTGGCAGTAATAACATTAACATGCGCTCGAAAAATTGAGAACAAAATATTGAAGACAAAAAATAATGGACACTTCTGGAACGATCTGAGGGTTAGTAATAAGGTGGGTTCTACAAGAGGGTCTACCTGCATTGGATCAAATATTTAAAGTACTATTGGTTAAATCTTttatacttaattaattaattcaggTTACCAATTCTAGCTCGTTCCATCAAGAACTCTCGTTTCTTTTCTAGATGTTTCTATATTTAGCTTCATTAGTGTTAGTATAATAAGTATAATTatgatattaatatttttaaggaatttttcatttatttaatttatgggCATGAACGTGAGTCTCCTTGTCCGCGAATCATCAAGCTTcagattcttcatcatcttcattcgttgttttattcatttttgtaatttatatttattatttgattaattagttagttaacttttataaattgctaattacttggcatctgaaatttcGGATCCAACTTTCCCCGTGAAATGTACTATTGGTTCATACTGCTAATTGCGGCGTCTCATGGAAACTAGAAATTTCCAGTGAAATCTAATTTGCCGAGAAAAAAAAAccggtataataatataaaaattaagtattaaaattaattattatgtatttatatataaattatataatttaacttatttttaatatatattttatattagtaattaattttaatagatgatgataataataataataataatttacatttaattaattaaataactattacaaatttatatataaaaattattattaaaaaatattttagtcaaataaactaaaatatatattatttaacttttgtataaaaaaaagtatattagaAATAAAAGGGAGAGTATCATTAAAAGAaatgttatttattattattattattattattattattattattattattattattattattattattattattattatggaatAGTTTAAGAAATAAAGTAGACTAAAATATCTTAAGATATACATACTTATTTATCATAGTTATAGAAGTAATTAATTGTATGCAAATTGGTTCTTTAAGTATATTACATTTTGACATATATAATTAAGCATGGATATTTAactaagttgggttggtctaatgATTAACTTGCTAGTCCGCTTAAGTAGGTGTTTGGGATTTGAATTTCGCCTTGTACATGCAACAATGTATTGGCTAGTAGCAAATCCTTAAATAAAGTTAAATACCACAGCAGATTAATCTTTAACCTGTCAGATTAGAAAATACTGTgagaactaaaaaaaattaagcatGGACATTTACAAGGGTATACAGGTAAAAGAAATACCTCATACATACTTGATAAGATCGTGGGTATAATTCCTTAATCTCTTATTCAATGTAGTTATTGTTACAACTTACAAATACCAAGTTAATTAAGTAGTAAACAAATGCAATTTGCCAAAAGAAAACACTATTTACATGAACAAAAAGTAATCATATTCTTTTGTAAAGTTATTAAGATAGATATGAAGGATAGTACATATAAAATGTTGATCATTCGGTTGGGTTGAGGCTTGGCTGAAAAGGATCCCATGATCAGTGTACTATTTTGTGTGTTGTGTCACTTGCAACATGGAACATCTATTAGGTTATATTATGGGATACAAGGGGTTACTGCCGAGTGCCACATTACGTTACACCTGCACTTCATAAGAATCTTTCTGAACTACGTGCATGTGAGTTTTGTGTTTGTTTAGTTTAACTTGTTTTTGGGACAAGTAAGGTTTGGTTAGTACACATATACAGATGCACGCAAAGTCTTGGTGATTATTTGTCTTACAATAGCATTTAGGTTCGAAATTTGACTGAGACTAAGGTAGTGAATAAAACTCTTAAAGCATTACACGTGTGAGTGTCGTGTAGgtgaatttttaatgtttaaagttACGAGCTATCCCAtccatttgaaaaaaaaagaataattggGTTGCCTACGATATCTTTCAGCATGACAAGTTAATCACTAATCCATTATAGATCTAACTCTATTTTAAAATCTACCCTCAGCTAATAAGTTGCTGCTACATACAAAAGACGAAAACCAGTTCCAAACTCTGTTATttgtttcatatatatatatatttttgggtAAAATGTTTCATATTGTTATTTGTTCCAAATTCAGCATGAAGATCAACCGGTTCTACTAGTCTTTTTTTTTACAGGGAACCAGTTCTACTAGTCTGAATGAACCCATTCTGTTTAAAAATGGGCCTGTAATATTTGGGCTAGGCCCAAGAACCGTGATGAGCCTGGAGCTTACAACTTAAAAAGGCCCAATAACTTCGACCAAATGACTCCCATGCTAAACTATGCAGCAGACAGCGGAAGCCTAGACCAAGTGGCAATATGATTGATTGCCTCTTAAACAAGCTGCACCAAGTTCGAACCCCAGCTGAGACTGGGATGAGGTTTGATAAAACCTCAATGTGTGGGTACGTGGGTGTGTGTGTTGTGATATCTAGAATTGGGAGTTGTCTAAtccacttgaccaaaaaaaaaaaaaaaactatgcagCAAGATAGGTCAACAAATTTACCatcaagtccaaaaaaaaaagaaaaagttttaccATGCTTTGGTTGATTATTGGGTCTACAAAGCGTGGAATATGCTCACTAAAAAACACTGCAATTGACAGCGTTTTTATGAAGTAAAATTCCTGATCACTGGCCAACAGAATTGAATAATAATGCAGGAATTAAACCTCAAATTAAGTAAGTTGTTTCAACTATCTCAAAATGTACATAAAACAACAACTGTATTTTTAATGTGCAACAAATCCTACAAACTACATCTTCCTTTGGAATATCAGTTGTAGCATATCGAAGAAGAAAAGTGAGCATGCATTAGCAAGAGATTAAAACATGAAACGAAGCTAAAATTAAATACTTatcttttttctttatcatcatcaaAACAAATACTCATTAAAATTGAATTATATGCTTCATCAGTTCAATTGGTAAATAGTGCCTCAATATAAAAGCAGCATTCCATGTGAGATCCATGTCTATCTATCAATTTTCTTCGCTTTAAAAT
This genomic window contains:
- the LOC112790456 gene encoding galactinol--sucrose galactosyltransferase isoform X2, which gives rise to MAPPYLTKNNGALEEIGEVVDGGGSDSSKNEKEALCIKLEGSNFVANGEPFLREVPSNIVATLSPYSSDANNNNIVGCFVGFDATESRCRHVAPLGKLKDIRFMSIFRFKVWWTTHWVGSNGHEVEHETQLLMLDKNDHYGRPYVLLLPILEGSFRASLQPGLDDYVDMCVESGSTRVSESTFRRCLYIHASHDPFRLVKEAIKIIRLHLGTFKLLEEKTPPGIVDKFGWCTWDAFYLKVHPKGVWEGVKGLVEGGCPPGMVLIDDGWQSICHDDDPITDEQEGMNRTSAGEQMPCRLIKFIENSKFRDYKGIVDPDQKGMGAFVRDLKEEFKSVEHVYVWHALCGYWGGIRPNVKGMPMSKVVGPKMSQSLQMTMEDLAVDKIVNNGVGLVPPHLVHQLYEGLHSHLESVGIDGVKVDVIHLLEMLCEEYGGRVDLAKAYYKALTDSVKKHFKGNGVIASMEHCNDFFLLGTQAISLGRVGDDFWCTDPTGDPNGTYWLQGCHMVHCAYNSLWMGNFIQPDWDMFQSTHPCAEFHAASRAISGGPIYVSDCVSNHNFKLLKTLVLPNGSILRCQHYALPTRDCLFMDPLHDGKTMLKIWNLNKYTGVLGLFNCQGGGWCPVTRRNKSACEFSNTVTCFASPKDIEWNNGVRSCFQQVFDRFASC